AGGCGATGCGCGGCACCGAGATCTATGTTCCGCGTTCGGCGCTTCCGCCGCCGAGCGAGGGCGAGTACTACTGGGTCGACCTGGAAGGCCTGCGCGTGGTCACCGTCGACGGTGTTTCGCTGGGCGTGGTCTCGCACCTGTTCGCCACCGGCGCCAACGACGTCCTGGTTGCACGCGACGACGAGCGCGAGCGGATGATTCCGTTCGTGACGCCGCAGTACGTGACCAGAGTCGACTTCGAGAACGGCCTGGTCACGGTCGACTGGGACCCCGAGTTCTAGGTTCCACCTGCCATGCGCATCGACGTCATCAGCCTGTTCCCGGAGTTCGTCGCCCAGTGCGCCGCCTTTGGCGTGGTCGGGCGTGCGGGCGAGCGCGGGCTGCTGTCGCTGCATGGCTGGAACCCGCGCGATTACGCCGAAGGCAATTACCGCCGGGTCGACGACCGGCCCTGCGGCGGCGGTCCCGGCATGGTCATGCTGATCGATCCGCTGCGGGCGAGCCTGCAGGCGGCACGCGCGGCCGATCCGGCGCCGGTGAAAGTCGTTTATCTCAGCCCCCAGGGCGTGCCCCTGACCCAGGCCAAGGTCCGCGAGCTGGCCGGCCGTGAGCGCCTGATCCTGCTGTGCGGGCGCTACGAAGGCATCGACGAGCGCCTGATCCAGGCCGAGGTCGACGAAGAGATTTCCATTGGCGACTACGTGCTGTCCGGCGGCGAGCTGGCCGCGGCGGTGGTCGTCGATGCGGTCGCACGGCTGCGCGAAGGCGTGCTGGGCGATGCCGAGTCGGCCGTCCAGGACAGCTTCGAGGACGGGCTGCTGGACTGCCCGCACTACAGCCGGCCGATCGAGCACGAGCTGGGCGCGGTTCCCGAGGTGCTGCTGTCGGGCAACCATGCCCATATCGCCGCCTGGCGGCGGATGCAGGCGCTGGGCCGGACCTGGCAACGGCGGCCGGACCTGCTCGACGAGGCCAGCCTGTCCAAGGCCGACCGCAAGCTGCTGGCGGCCTACCGGGCCGGGCTGGCAGTCGATGACGGGGGCAACGCGGCCACCACGCCAGCCGGGGCGGCCCCGGAACCGGACCACGGCCAGGGCCAAGTCCTAGCCACACAAGGAAAAAAGCCGCTATAATCCGCGGCTTCCATTAGCTCCACCCATGCCAGACGCGGGTCCACGTGCACTCGCGCTAAAACGACTCAAACAGGCCAAAGCCATGAACAATCCGTCGATCCACACGCTTCTCCAGAATTTCGAAGCCGAGCAGATCAAGCGTCAGCTGCCCGACTTCAGCCAGGGCGACACCGTCGTCGTCAACGTCAACGTCAAGGAAGGCACGCGTGAGCGCGTCCAGGCCTACGAAGGCGTGGTCATCGCGATCAAGAACGCCGGCCTGAACTCGTCGTTCACCGTGCGCAAGATCTCGCACGGCTTCGGCGTCGAGCGCGTCTTCCAGACCCACAGCGCCACGATCGCTTCGGTCGACGTGAAGCGCCGCGGCAAGGTCCGCGCCGGCAAGCTGTACTACCTGCGTGGCCTGAAGGGCAAGAAGGCTCGCATCAAGGAAGATCTCGCGGCTTACGCCAAGTCCGAGTAATCCTGCGCAGGCCCCAGGCCTGCTGCGAAATGCAAACGGCCGCCCTTGGGCGGCCGTTTGCATTTGTGCGCCACCAATTGGGCGTAACCTCGCAATCGCAGCCGTTCCGGTGCCGCGACGGAGCCGAGATTTGGCGAGCCTGCTTCGCCAATGCGAATTCCGCTTCTACGAGGAGCTGTGCGACTTCCTCGCGCCCGAGCGCAGGAAACGCAGCTTCGTGCACGCCTTCGATGGCACGCCGACGGTGAAGGACCGGATCGGTTCCGGTACGCGTGTGCCCCGGGTGCGCTTCGCTTACCCGGGCTACGTCCGGTCAGGGCTTTCTGGCGTCTTCGGCCAGGGTCAGGCCGGTGGCGACGTCCTCGTCGGTCTCCGCGCTCGGGTCAGCCACGGGTGAGGGCGGCGTCGCCGGAACTTCGGCAGGCACGGCGACTTCGTGCGGATCCGGCGGGAGCATGCGCGCCTTGCGCCAGTTGCCCCAGCGGTAGTACGACAGCGCCATCAGCATCGAACAGAACGCACTGACCGGGAAACTCCACCAGATCGCGTCCTCTCCCAGCGTCGGTTGCAGCAGGTTCGCAAACGGAACGCGGATGCCCCACAGCGCCAGCGCCAGGATCAGCAGCGGAGGAATGACCGCGCCCGTGGAGCGCACTACGCCCGACACGACGAACGTCACGCCGAAGAACAGGAACGACCACACCGAGATGTGGTTGAGATGGCGCGCGACCGCGAGTGCGCTGCTGCCTTCGGGCAGGAACAGCGCCAGGGTCCAGCGGTCGAGCAGGATCAGCGGGGCAATGATGGCGCCGGTGAGCAGGAAGTTGAACAGCACGCCGGCCTTCGCGGTGGCCGATACCCGGTCCCAGCGGTTCGCGCCGACGTTCTGCGCGGCCATCGACGAGCACGCCGCGCCGATGGCCATGGCCGGCATCTGCACGTAGGTCCACAGCTGCAGCGCCGCGCCGTAGGCGGCCGTGGTGTCGGTACCGTAGTGGTTGACCATGGTGATCATCGCGATCATCGCCAGCGAGATCAGCACCATCTGCAGGCCCATCGGCACGCCCTTGACCACCAGCGAGCGCAGGATGGTCAGGTCGATCCTGAACATGTGCGCTTCCTGCCGTCCCAGCCAGAGCGGGTGGCGCTTGTGGCGCAGGTACAGCAGCAACGCGATCAGGGTCATGCCTTGCGCCAGCAGCGTCGACCAGGCCGAGCCGGCGATGCCGAGCTTCGGGAACGGGCCCAGGCCGAAGATCAGCAGCGGATTGAAGACGATGTCGAGCAGCACCGACACCAGCAGGAAGCGGAATGGCGTACGCGAATCGCCGGCACCGCGCAGCGCCGCCGAGATGAAGGCGAACGTGTACAGGATCGGCATCGCCAGGAAGATCACCTGCAGGTAATCCTCGGCAAACTGCAGCGAGCCCAGTGGCGTGCCCATCGCCGCCAGCAGGTGGCGCGACAGCCACCAGCCCAGCGCTGCGATCACCACCGACAGGCCAACGAAGAAGGTCGCGCTGGTGCCCATCACGCGCCGTGCCTGGGTGATGTCGCGCGCGCCGATCGCCTGGGCGATCAGGATGGTCGCTGCCATGCCGAAGCCGAACACCGACCCGATCAGGAAGAACATGATGTTGTTGGCATTGGCCGTGGCCGTCAGCGCTTCTTCGCCGAGGAAGCGTCCGACCCAGACCGCGTTGACCGAGCCGTTGAGGGACTGCGCGACGTTGCCAGCCAGGATCGGCAGTGCGAAGGCGAGGAGGTTGCGGCCGATCGGGCCTTCGGTGAGGTTGTGCTGTCTGGGCGGCATCACGGAGCCTGCGAAGGGAAGGGCGGCAAGGTAGCATTCCGTTCGCGAAGAGGCTGCATGCCTTTGTGCAGGCGCGCCGGCGGCCCTGATTCGGCGATAATGCGGTGGCCGATGCAATGGCCGTCAGGCTGGAAAACGCAGTGACAGAACAACCGGTACCGATGCAGGCAGTGCGGCTGGACGTGTGGCTGTGGGCCGCGCGCTTCTACAAGACCCGCAGCCTGGCAAAGCAGGCGGTGGAGACCGGCAAGGTCGATGTCGGCGGCCAGCGCGCGAAAGCTTCGCGGGTGGTGCGCGTGGGTGACGAGCTGCGCGTGGCGCGCGGTGAGGAAACCTTCGAGATCGGCGTGCTTGCGCTCAGCGACACGCGCGGGCCTGCCAGCGCCGCACAGACCCTGTATTCGGAGACCGAAGCGTCGCGGCTCGCACGCGAGCAGCTGCGTGCCCAGCGCGTGGCCGAGCGCAACGGCTATCGGGCACCGGAGAGCAAGCCGGACAAGCGTGCACGCAGATTGATTCGTGCGTTGGGTGATATCGACGCGCTATAGGCTTTCTGGGCTCTCGTCTGCCTTACGGCGTCGTCCGCCGAGCCGGGGATTGCTCCGCCCCTTCGTCGGACATCCTGTCCGAAGGCGGGGCGTGGGCCATCCATGGCCCACTGCTGCGTAATCCCCGGCCCGGCGGACGACGCTTCGGCAATTCGTTGCATGGTCTTCGGCATAGGCCCGTCATGCCGGCATTCGCCGGGATGACATGTGGCACCGGCCTAGCACACGAAGTTCCCGTCACCCCCGCAGACGAGGGGCACAAAAAAAGGGCGCCCTTTGGCGCCCTTTTTTCACATCAGCCCTTCTGGTCAGCCCTTCTTGAGCTTGCTGTGCTTGTAGCCGTACAGGAAATAGATCAGGAACCCGACCGCCGTCCACACCACCATCAGGAACCAGTTGTGCGCGGTCATCGTCGACAGCAGTGCCAGGCAGCTGAGGATGCCGGCGATGCACACGCCCCACGCGAACGGGATGCGGAACGGACGCGGCAGGTCGGGCTGCGTGCGGCGCAGGATCAGCACGCCACCGCAGACCGCAGCGAAAGCGATCAGCGTGCCCATCGACGTCAGCTCGCCGAGCACGTCGAGCGGGAACAGCGCCGCCAGGATCGCAATACCGATGCCGGTGATCACCGTGTTGATGTGCGGCGTGCGGTACTCGGGGTGGATCTTCGTGAACAGCGGCGGCAGCAGGCCGTCGCGGGCCATGATCATGAAGATGCGCGGCTGGCCGATGATCATCACCAGCACCACCGACGACAGGCCGATCAAAGCGCCGATCTCGACCACCACGCGCAGCCAGCCCAGTTCCGGATGCGCCGCAACCGCGGTGACCACCGGCTCGTCGGTGCCGAGCTGGGCGAACGGCACCAGGCCGGTCATGACCGCGGCCATGGCGATGTAGAGCACCGTGCAGATCGCCAGCGACAGCAGCATGCCGATCGGCAGGTCGCGCTGCGGCTTGTGCGATTCCTGCGCCGCCACCGACACCGCCTCGAAGCCGATGTAGGCGAAGAACACCAGCGCCGCACCGCGCAGGACGCCTTCGAAGCCGTACTTGCCCGGGCCTTCGTTGGCCGGAATGAAGGGGTGCCAGTTGGCCGGGTCGATGTACTTCCAGCCGGCGAAGATCACCAGCAGGATCAGGCCGGTCTTGAGGACGACCATCGCCATGTTCATCGCCGACGACTTGCGGATGCCGACGTAGCACAGCCAGGTCAGCAGCAGCACGATGCAGGCCGCGGGCAGGTTGGCGATCGCGCCGGTCGGCTTGAGCTGCGCATCCAGCGGCGCGCTGACCAGCGCTTGTGGCAGGTGTATGCCGAAGTGATCGAGCAGGCTGAGGAAGTAGCCGGTCCAGCTGACCGCCACGGCCGAGGCCGAGACGCCGTACTCGAGTACCAGCATCCAGCCGATGAACCACGCCGCCAGTTCGCCCAGCGTCGCGTAGGTGTAGGTGTAGGCGCTGCCGGAGACCGGCACCATCGCCGCGAACTCGGCGTAGGCCAGTGCGCAGAACGTGCAGCAGATCGCCGCCAGCACGAACGACAGCATGATCGCCGGGCCGGCATGGTCAGCCGCGGCCTGACCGGTGATGACGAAGATGCCGCCGCCGATGACCGCGCCGATGCCCAGGGCGGTCAGGCCCCACGGGCCAAGCGTGCGATGCAGTTCCAGGCCCTGCGCATCGGCATGGCTGGCATGGGGGTGTTTGGTCGCCCAGAGTTGTCCGAACATCTATTGCTTCCCAGGTCCGGCGAGGCCGGCATCGGTTGGTGCGGCTTTGAACGAACAAGGCCGGCGGGGTTGCCGCCGGCCTTGGCTTGGACCTCAGCAGATCAACGCTGGGCCTTGCGAACCTTGCTGTTGCGGTATCCGTAGAAGAAGTAGATCGCCATGCCGATCGCGGTCCAGCCGGTCATCAGGTGCCAATGCTCCGAGAACGGCTGCCAGAACAGGTAAAGGCAGGCGGCCGCGCCGAGCGGGCAGATGATCGCTGCAGCCGGCACGCGGAACGGGCGCGGCAGGTCCGGACGGCTCTTGCGCAGCACCAGCACGCCGATGGAGACGGTGGCGAAGGCGAGCAGGGTGCCCATCGAGACCAGTTCGCCAAGCAGGCCGATCGGCAGGAAGCCGGCCAGCAGGCAGGCGAACACGCCCACAATGATCGTGCCCATGTACGGCGTCTGGTACTTCGGGTGCACCTTGGCAAAGATCGGCGGCATCAGGCCGTCCTTCGCCATCGAGTAGAAGATGCGCGGCTGGCCCATCAGCATCACCAGGATCACCGAGCTCAGGCCGGCGATGGCGCCGATCTCGACGATCATCTTCAGCCAGCCCAGTGCCGGGTAGGCTTCAAGCGCGGTCGCGACCGGCTTGGGCGTGCTCAGCATGTGGTACGGCAGCAGGCCGGTCAGCACCAGGGCGACGATGATGTAGATGATCGTGCAGATGACCAGCGAGCCGAGGATGCCGATCGGCATGTCGCGCTGCGGGTTCTTGGCTTCGCCGGCCGCGGTCGAGACCGCATCGAAGCCGATGTAGGCGAAGAACACCACCGCGGCACCGCGGATCACGCCCGACATGCCGTACTTGCCCGGACCTTCGTTTTCCGGGATGAACGGCACCCAGTTGTCCGGGTTGATGTAGCTGGCGGCGAAGGCCACGAACATCACGATGACGACGACCTTGATCGCCACGATCACCGAGTTGACCGCTGCCGACTGGGTGATGCCGACGTAGCACAGGCCACTGAGCGCGGCGACGATGAACACTGCCGGCAAATTGATCAGGCCTCCGGTGTAGACGATGCTGCCATCGACGACGTTGAGCGGGGCGGCTGCCAGCGAGGCCGGCAAGGCCATGTGGAAGTATTCGAGGAAGCTGTTGAGGTAGCCCGACCAGCCGACCGCAACGGTCGACGCGGCGAACATGTACTCGAGCACCAGGTTCCAGCCGATGAACCAGGCGACGAACTCGCCCAGGGTGGCGTAGGAGTAGGAGTAGGCGCTGCCGGAGACCGGCATCATCGCGGCGAACTCGGCGTAGCACAGGCCGGCGAGGGCGCAGGCGAAGCCGGCGATGATGAAGCTCAGGACGATCGCGGGGCCGGCGTGCTCGGCGGCGGCATGGCCGGACAGCACGAAGATGCCGGCGCCGATCACGGCACCTATTCCCAGCATCACCAGTTGCGTTGCAGTCAATGACCGCTTGAGGACTGCCTCGCCTTCCAGGCTGCCTTCGACGGGCTCACCGGCATCGACGTGCCCGGCGGGCGCCACCGGCTTGGTGATGAAGAGGTTTTTGAGCATCTGATTCCCCTGAAATGTGATCTGCCACCCATTCAGGCGGCGAGTGAAACGTATGGGCCGTGGGGGGCGGGCTACCTTAACCCACGCGGGAAAGGAGCGGCAAGCGTGAAACGTCATGCCCCTACGGTACGCGGACGATGCCGCAAGGCCATGGGTTGCCACGGCCGGGCGGCGCCGGGACTTGCTCAGAACACCAGGTTCACTGCGACCTGGGGCGACACGATCGCCGCACTGTTGCGGCCGTCCAGCGACACCAGCGCGCCGAAGATCACGCCGGCGTTGTCGGACCAGTGGTACTCCGCCGCCGGAGCGACTGACAGGCGCCATGACGAGGGCAGGGTGACGTCGACCGCGCCCAGCTCGTCTTGACCGCGGACGCGGGTGGTGTCCTCGTACTCGTAGACCACGTCCGAAGCCAGCACCCAGTGACTGTTGATGCTGTACTCGGCACCGACATTGGCCACCATCCCGTCGCCCAGTTCGGCGTTGCCCTTGAAGCCGGCATGCGTGCCGTAGCTGCTCTGTCCATGCAGGCCCGCATCGGCGCCGGGCAGCCGCCAGGCGATGCCGGCGCGTCCACGCAGATTGCTGCGCGCGAGG
Above is a genomic segment from Lysobacter sp. S4-A87 containing:
- a CDS encoding amino acid permease, encoding MFGQLWATKHPHASHADAQGLELHRTLGPWGLTALGIGAVIGGGIFVITGQAAADHAGPAIMLSFVLAAICCTFCALAYAEFAAMVPVSGSAYTYTYATLGELAAWFIGWMLVLEYGVSASAVAVSWTGYFLSLLDHFGIHLPQALVSAPLDAQLKPTGAIANLPAACIVLLLTWLCYVGIRKSSAMNMAMVVLKTGLILLVIFAGWKYIDPANWHPFIPANEGPGKYGFEGVLRGAALVFFAYIGFEAVSVAAQESHKPQRDLPIGMLLSLAICTVLYIAMAAVMTGLVPFAQLGTDEPVVTAVAAHPELGWLRVVVEIGALIGLSSVVLVMIIGQPRIFMIMARDGLLPPLFTKIHPEYRTPHINTVITGIGIAILAALFPLDVLGELTSMGTLIAFAAVCGGVLILRRTQPDLPRPFRIPFAWGVCIAGILSCLALLSTMTAHNWFLMVVWTAVGFLIYFLYGYKHSKLKKG
- the trmD gene encoding tRNA (guanosine(37)-N1)-methyltransferase TrmD; this encodes MRIDVISLFPEFVAQCAAFGVVGRAGERGLLSLHGWNPRDYAEGNYRRVDDRPCGGGPGMVMLIDPLRASLQAARAADPAPVKVVYLSPQGVPLTQAKVRELAGRERLILLCGRYEGIDERLIQAEVDEEISIGDYVLSGGELAAAVVVDAVARLREGVLGDAESAVQDSFEDGLLDCPHYSRPIEHELGAVPEVLLSGNHAHIAAWRRMQALGRTWQRRPDLLDEASLSKADRKLLAAYRAGLAVDDGGNAATTPAGAAPEPDHGQGQVLATQGKKPL
- a CDS encoding RNA-binding S4 domain-containing protein encodes the protein MQAVRLDVWLWAARFYKTRSLAKQAVETGKVDVGGQRAKASRVVRVGDELRVARGEETFEIGVLALSDTRGPASAAQTLYSETEASRLAREQLRAQRVAERNGYRAPESKPDKRARRLIRALGDIDAL
- the rplS gene encoding 50S ribosomal protein L19, producing the protein MNNPSIHTLLQNFEAEQIKRQLPDFSQGDTVVVNVNVKEGTRERVQAYEGVVIAIKNAGLNSSFTVRKISHGFGVERVFQTHSATIASVDVKRRGKVRAGKLYYLRGLKGKKARIKEDLAAYAKSE
- the rimM gene encoding ribosome maturation factor RimM (Essential for efficient processing of 16S rRNA); protein product: MTGSSEERPGRRILLGRVSGAFGIRGEAKLESWTEPRSAIFNYEPWILRDPQGNERELRGVRGKQSGKFTVANFPDVTDRDAIEAMRGTEIYVPRSALPPPSEGEYYWVDLEGLRVVTVDGVSLGVVSHLFATGANDVLVARDDERERMIPFVTPQYVTRVDFENGLVTVDWDPEF
- a CDS encoding MATE family efflux transporter, whose translation is MPPRQHNLTEGPIGRNLLAFALPILAGNVAQSLNGSVNAVWVGRFLGEEALTATANANNIMFFLIGSVFGFGMAATILIAQAIGARDITQARRVMGTSATFFVGLSVVIAALGWWLSRHLLAAMGTPLGSLQFAEDYLQVIFLAMPILYTFAFISAALRGAGDSRTPFRFLLVSVLLDIVFNPLLIFGLGPFPKLGIAGSAWSTLLAQGMTLIALLLYLRHKRHPLWLGRQEAHMFRIDLTILRSLVVKGVPMGLQMVLISLAMIAMITMVNHYGTDTTAAYGAALQLWTYVQMPAMAIGAACSSMAAQNVGANRWDRVSATAKAGVLFNFLLTGAIIAPLILLDRWTLALFLPEGSSALAVARHLNHISVWSFLFFGVTFVVSGVVRSTGAVIPPLLILALALWGIRVPFANLLQPTLGEDAIWWSFPVSAFCSMLMALSYYRWGNWRKARMLPPDPHEVAVPAEVPATPPSPVADPSAETDEDVATGLTLAEDARKP
- a CDS encoding amino acid permease, which gives rise to MLKNLFITKPVAPAGHVDAGEPVEGSLEGEAVLKRSLTATQLVMLGIGAVIGAGIFVLSGHAAAEHAGPAIVLSFIIAGFACALAGLCYAEFAAMMPVSGSAYSYSYATLGEFVAWFIGWNLVLEYMFAASTVAVGWSGYLNSFLEYFHMALPASLAAAPLNVVDGSIVYTGGLINLPAVFIVAALSGLCYVGITQSAAVNSVIVAIKVVVIVMFVAFAASYINPDNWVPFIPENEGPGKYGMSGVIRGAAVVFFAYIGFDAVSTAAGEAKNPQRDMPIGILGSLVICTIIYIIVALVLTGLLPYHMLSTPKPVATALEAYPALGWLKMIVEIGAIAGLSSVILVMLMGQPRIFYSMAKDGLMPPIFAKVHPKYQTPYMGTIIVGVFACLLAGFLPIGLLGELVSMGTLLAFATVSIGVLVLRKSRPDLPRPFRVPAAAIICPLGAAACLYLFWQPFSEHWHLMTGWTAIGMAIYFFYGYRNSKVRKAQR